A genome region from Dickeya chrysanthemi NCPPB 402 includes the following:
- a CDS encoding CoA-acylating methylmalonate-semialdehyde dehydrogenase, whose product METVSNFIHGEIAPSHSGRVASVFNPATGEAIRQVALSSADETKQAISAAAAAFPDWAKHSPLRRARILFRFKALLEANLSALARQISEEHGKVYSDAVGELTRGLEVVEFACGIPHLQKGEHSANVGTGVDSHSLMQPLGVCVGITPFNFPAMVPMWMFPIALATGNTFVLKPSEKDPSLSLMLAALLKEAGLPDGVFNVVQGDKAAVDVLLTDPRVQAVSFVGSTPVAEYIYRTASAHGKRCQALGGAKNHCILMPDADMEMAANAILGAAFGAAGERCMALSVVVAVGDDTAEALCGKLEQQIAAMRVGPGLVDGKENDMGPVISGPHRDKINGYIQSGVDQGATLRVDGRGLRVSGHEQGYFVGPTLFDHVMPDMQIYQEEIFGPVLSVVRVPDYQTALTLINQHEYGNGTAIFTRDGETARQFSEEVQAGMVGINVPIPVPMAFHSFGGWKRSIFGPLNVHGNDGVRFYTRMKTVTSRWPASVRLEQHASSFVMPTLE is encoded by the coding sequence ATGGAAACCGTATCCAATTTCATTCATGGCGAGATTGCGCCCAGCCATAGCGGGCGCGTTGCGTCGGTATTTAATCCGGCCACAGGCGAAGCGATTCGTCAGGTGGCGCTGAGCAGCGCTGACGAAACAAAGCAGGCGATTAGCGCGGCAGCGGCGGCCTTCCCCGACTGGGCGAAGCACTCTCCGCTGCGTCGCGCCCGCATCCTGTTTCGTTTCAAAGCCTTGCTGGAAGCAAACCTGAGCGCGCTGGCACGGCAGATTTCCGAAGAGCACGGCAAAGTCTATTCCGATGCCGTGGGCGAGCTGACCCGAGGTCTTGAGGTGGTGGAATTCGCCTGCGGTATTCCGCATCTGCAAAAAGGCGAGCACTCCGCCAACGTCGGCACCGGCGTGGACAGCCATTCGCTGATGCAGCCGCTGGGCGTTTGCGTGGGGATCACGCCGTTCAACTTCCCGGCGATGGTGCCGATGTGGATGTTCCCGATTGCGCTGGCCACCGGCAATACCTTTGTCCTCAAGCCGTCGGAAAAGGACCCGTCGCTCTCGCTGATGCTGGCGGCACTGCTGAAAGAAGCCGGTCTGCCGGACGGCGTGTTCAACGTGGTGCAGGGCGATAAAGCAGCGGTAGACGTGCTGTTGACCGACCCGCGCGTGCAGGCGGTAAGCTTCGTCGGCTCGACGCCGGTGGCAGAGTACATCTACCGCACCGCATCGGCCCACGGCAAACGTTGTCAGGCGCTGGGCGGTGCCAAGAACCACTGTATTCTGATGCCGGATGCCGATATGGAGATGGCGGCCAATGCTATTCTCGGTGCGGCATTTGGCGCGGCGGGCGAACGCTGCATGGCGCTGTCGGTGGTGGTCGCGGTGGGGGATGACACCGCCGAAGCGTTGTGCGGCAAGCTGGAACAGCAGATTGCCGCCATGCGCGTCGGCCCCGGTCTGGTGGACGGGAAAGAAAACGACATGGGGCCGGTGATCTCAGGTCCACACCGCGACAAGATTAACGGCTATATTCAAAGCGGCGTCGATCAGGGCGCGACGTTGCGGGTCGATGGCCGTGGGCTTCGCGTATCCGGGCATGAACAGGGCTATTTTGTCGGGCCGACGCTATTCGACCATGTGATGCCGGACATGCAGATCTATCAGGAGGAGATTTTCGGCCCGGTGCTGTCGGTGGTGCGCGTACCGGATTACCAGACCGCGCTGACCCTGATCAACCAGCATGAATACGGCAACGGCACGGCCATCTTCACCCGCGACGGCGAAACCGCCCGCCAGTTCAGTGAAGAGGTGCAGGCGGGTATGGTCGGGATCAACGTGCCGATCCCGGTGCCGATGGCGTTCCACAGTTTTGGCGGCTGGAAGCGTTCCATTTTTGGCCCGCTCAACGTACACGGCAACGATGGCGTGCGTTTCTATACCCGCATGAAAACCGTGACCAGCCGTTGGCCGGCCAGCGTGCGTCTGGAACAGCACGCCAGTAGCTTTGTCATGCCGACGCTAGAGTAA
- a CDS encoding VOC family protein, with product MTTLRIARPVTDLQRSERMYCDGLGLQKLGAFAQHDGFSGVMLGRRGLAWHLEFTVCHTHPIMPAPTEDDLLVLYMPDHERWQESCDRMAQAGFSVVASFNPYWERQGKTFRDPDGYRVVLQQGRWPNTDL from the coding sequence ATGACCACATTACGTATAGCGCGGCCAGTGACGGACCTGCAACGCAGCGAGCGGATGTACTGTGATGGGCTGGGGTTGCAGAAATTAGGCGCGTTTGCGCAACACGACGGCTTCAGTGGTGTTATGCTGGGTCGACGGGGGCTGGCCTGGCACCTTGAGTTTACCGTTTGTCATACTCACCCGATCATGCCGGCGCCGACGGAAGACGATTTACTGGTGCTGTACATGCCTGACCATGAACGATGGCAGGAGTCTTGCGATCGCATGGCACAGGCCGGCTTCAGCGTGGTGGCGTCATTTAATCCTTACTGGGAACGGCAGGGCAAAACTTTCCGTGATCCCGACGGTTACCGGGTAGTGTTGCAGCAAGGGCGCTGGCCGAATACCGATTTATAA
- a CDS encoding MurR/RpiR family transcriptional regulator — protein sequence MAMATSLRELQEQIRARYDALSKRLQQVARYVLDNTNSVAFDTVAVIAEQADVPPSTLIRFANAFDFSGFNEMKQLFRMNLVEETASYTDRARLFREMEDRVPERPQDILHEFARSNAQAMQQLAARTQPEDLEKAVDLLAQADTIYIVGLRRSFSVATYLSYALSHLESRPVLVNGLGGMFREQLCRLSDKDIVVSISFSPYAQETVMVSEMAASAGARQIVITDSQLSPLATLSDLCFVVKEAQVDAFRSQSATLCLVQSLMVSLAYRQGNSLRQREEGQKSA from the coding sequence ATGGCGATGGCGACCAGCCTGAGAGAATTACAGGAGCAGATCCGCGCACGGTACGATGCCCTGAGTAAGCGTTTGCAGCAGGTGGCGCGTTACGTGCTGGATAACACCAACAGCGTGGCGTTTGACACCGTTGCGGTGATTGCCGAACAGGCGGACGTCCCGCCTTCGACGCTGATCCGTTTCGCCAACGCCTTCGATTTCAGTGGTTTCAATGAAATGAAACAGCTGTTTCGCATGAATCTGGTGGAAGAAACCGCCAGCTATACCGACCGGGCGCGCTTATTTCGGGAGATGGAAGACCGGGTACCGGAACGCCCGCAGGACATCCTGCACGAGTTCGCCCGCTCCAACGCGCAGGCGATGCAGCAACTGGCGGCACGCACCCAGCCGGAAGATCTGGAAAAAGCGGTCGACCTGCTGGCACAGGCCGATACCATTTATATCGTCGGGCTACGCCGCTCATTCAGCGTCGCTACCTATCTGTCTTATGCACTGAGTCATCTGGAAAGCCGCCCGGTGCTGGTCAACGGGCTGGGCGGCATGTTCCGCGAACAGCTGTGTCGCCTGAGCGACAAAGACATCGTGGTGTCGATCAGCTTCTCGCCTTACGCGCAGGAAACGGTGATGGTGAGTGAAATGGCCGCCAGCGCCGGCGCGCGCCAAATCGTGATCACCGACAGTCAGCTAAGCCCGCTGGCTACCCTGAGCGACCTGTGCTTCGTGGTAAAAGAAGCGCAGGTCGATGCCTTTCGCTCCCAGTCCGCCACGTTGTGTCTGGTGCAGTCGTTGATGGTGTCGCTGGCGTACCGTCAGGGCAACAGCCTACGCCAGCGTGAAGAGGGGCAGAAAAGCGCCTGA
- a CDS encoding GNAT family N-acetyltransferase, with amino-acid sequence MRQPTLTTEHLLLRPLQAPDVAEVCTLLNSTPDISAMTMLIPYPCPREAVANWIADLQHHWEQRKGVAYAICLSENQQLIGSISLVSLETAQPEIGYWLSADFRQRGFGTQAGRALCQFAFSQLGVEKIYGCHLPQNVASGRVLLKCGFHSLGIRQVFLTSRQQQATVAVYMMPSPMMATA; translated from the coding sequence ATGCGGCAACCGACCCTGACTACCGAACATTTACTGTTACGACCATTACAAGCACCTGACGTTGCAGAAGTCTGCACTCTGTTGAACAGCACGCCCGATATTTCCGCCATGACCATGTTGATTCCCTATCCTTGCCCGCGTGAGGCGGTAGCTAACTGGATTGCCGATTTGCAGCATCACTGGGAGCAACGTAAAGGCGTGGCCTACGCTATCTGTCTGTCTGAGAACCAGCAGTTGATTGGTTCGATTTCACTGGTTTCGCTGGAAACGGCGCAGCCGGAGATCGGCTATTGGCTGAGCGCGGATTTTCGGCAGCGAGGGTTTGGCACGCAAGCCGGCCGGGCGTTATGCCAGTTCGCATTTAGCCAGTTAGGCGTTGAGAAAATCTATGGCTGCCACTTACCGCAAAATGTGGCTTCCGGCCGGGTGTTGCTCAAGTGCGGCTTTCATTCGCTGGGGATCCGCCAGGTATTTCTGACTTCCCGGCAGCAGCAGGCAACCGTTGCCGTTTACATGATGCCGTCGCCCATGATGGCGACGGCGTGA
- a CDS encoding AAA family ATPase, giving the protein MISNQYISRISLNRDKVESFDLYPFSIPAIHSFDFIDPHPKVTFFIGENGSGKSTLLEAIAVAMGFNPEGGTRNFNFSTRASHSALSNYLRIAKGVKRPRNGFFFRAESFFNLASEIEHLDAEPAGSPPVINSYGGHSLHEQSHGESFLSLMMNRFGSKGLYLLDEPEAALSPARQLAMLARMHDLIQDDSQFIIATHSPILLGYPDALIYQFDGDSLSPVNYKDTDHYQITRSFLNNPEKMLQELMKK; this is encoded by the coding sequence ATGATTTCAAATCAGTACATCAGCCGCATCTCTCTTAACCGCGATAAGGTGGAATCATTCGACCTTTATCCATTTTCTATTCCAGCCATTCATTCGTTTGACTTTATTGACCCTCACCCCAAGGTAACCTTTTTTATTGGCGAGAACGGCAGCGGCAAATCAACATTGCTGGAAGCAATTGCCGTCGCCATGGGATTTAACCCCGAAGGCGGCACCCGAAATTTTAATTTCAGCACGCGGGCATCGCATTCAGCATTATCGAATTACCTGAGAATCGCCAAAGGCGTGAAACGTCCCCGGAATGGATTTTTCTTCCGTGCCGAAAGCTTTTTTAATCTGGCCTCCGAAATCGAACATCTTGATGCCGAACCGGCTGGCAGTCCGCCGGTGATTAATTCCTACGGCGGTCACTCGTTACATGAGCAATCGCACGGCGAGTCTTTTCTCTCACTGATGATGAACCGCTTTGGCAGCAAGGGGTTATACCTGCTCGACGAACCGGAGGCTGCACTGTCGCCAGCCAGACAATTGGCCATGCTCGCCAGAATGCATGACCTGATTCAGGATGATTCACAATTTATTATCGCCACCCACTCGCCGATTCTGCTGGGTTACCCGGATGCGTTAATCTACCAGTTCGATGGCGATAGCCTCTCGCCGGTAAATTATAAAGACACCGATCATTATCAAATTACACGCTCCTTTCTGAACAACCCGGAAAAAATGCTGCAAGAGTTGATGAAAAAATAA
- the ddlA gene encoding D-alanine--D-alanine ligase, which produces MSKIRVGVVFGGKSSEHEVSLQSAKNIVDAIDKTRFDVVLLGIDKQGEWHVNDASNYLLNADNPALIALNRSSQNVALIPGQTHHQLIDTASASALSQIDVIFPIVHGTLGEDGSLQGLLRMANIPFVGSSVLGSAVSMDKDVTKRLLRDAGLQVAPFVTLTRANRARHAYGDLTTQLGLPLFVKPANQGSSVGVSKVRNQAEFDHAVELAFRYDHKVLVESAIVGREIECAVLGNDYPKASVCGEIVLHDEFYSYDTKYINEDGAAVAIPAVMDDDVHQHIRDIALRAFQALDCRGMARVDVFLTPDNQVVVNEVNTLPGFTNISMYPKLWEASGIGYTALITQLIELALERHAQDSNLQSSVHE; this is translated from the coding sequence ATGAGTAAAATTCGGGTTGGCGTGGTTTTTGGTGGTAAATCCTCTGAGCACGAAGTGTCACTGCAGTCCGCAAAAAATATTGTGGATGCCATTGATAAAACGCGATTCGATGTGGTGCTGTTAGGCATCGACAAGCAAGGGGAATGGCACGTCAACGACGCTTCCAACTATCTGCTCAATGCCGACAACCCGGCGTTGATCGCCCTGAACCGTTCCAGTCAGAATGTGGCGCTGATCCCGGGGCAAACCCATCATCAGTTGATCGATACGGCCAGCGCCAGCGCCTTGTCGCAGATTGACGTTATTTTCCCGATCGTTCACGGCACGCTGGGCGAAGATGGCTCGTTGCAGGGCCTGTTGCGCATGGCGAACATCCCGTTTGTCGGCAGTAGCGTATTGGGCTCCGCCGTCAGCATGGACAAAGACGTCACCAAGCGCCTGTTGCGCGATGCCGGGCTGCAGGTTGCGCCGTTCGTGACGCTGACCCGCGCCAATCGCGCCCGCCATGCTTATGGCGATCTCACCACCCAGCTTGGCCTGCCGTTATTCGTCAAACCCGCCAATCAGGGATCGTCCGTCGGCGTCAGCAAGGTGCGCAATCAGGCGGAATTCGATCACGCCGTGGAGCTGGCGTTCCGTTATGACCATAAAGTATTGGTGGAATCGGCGATCGTCGGACGGGAAATTGAGTGTGCGGTGCTGGGTAACGACTACCCGAAGGCCAGCGTTTGCGGCGAGATCGTACTGCATGACGAGTTCTATTCTTACGACACCAAATACATCAATGAAGACGGTGCCGCAGTGGCGATCCCGGCCGTGATGGACGACGATGTTCACCAGCATATCCGCGACATCGCCCTGCGGGCGTTTCAGGCGCTTGATTGTCGTGGTATGGCGCGTGTAGACGTGTTCCTGACGCCGGACAATCAAGTCGTCGTCAACGAGGTCAACACCCTGCCCGGGTTCACTAACATCAGTATGTACCCGAAACTATGGGAAGCCAGCGGCATCGGCTATACCGCTCTGATCACCCAACTGATTGAACTGGCGCTGGAGCGCCACGCGCAGGACAGCAACCTGCAAAGCTCGGTACACGAGTGA
- a CDS encoding YnfC family lipoprotein translates to MKRHAMVLVGAILLAGCDLTSALEPVNPVLAGLSNIFGFDALRGKIKHFTQTQTDDAGKVTAYVEGAFDAEGCLVTLRTYQPAMNLDLDLLRDGNRLIEKSDRQVLFQLTEHCQLEKTPDGRLSYRSDDKQAISEVVYRDRPTPLASYRYDDEGFPISMTFVSPENGKVTTVEMQNDAPAEKRLNATVIVTENNQQISVTRTTCQYDQHFNPRQCQVLVSNGKGVTQTVTTLTHTTKIEYY, encoded by the coding sequence ATGAAACGACACGCCATGGTGCTGGTGGGGGCGATATTACTGGCAGGGTGTGACTTAACATCGGCGCTGGAGCCGGTGAACCCAGTGCTGGCTGGACTTTCCAATATTTTTGGTTTTGATGCGCTACGGGGAAAGATTAAGCATTTTACACAAACGCAGACCGACGATGCCGGCAAAGTCACCGCCTATGTTGAAGGCGCATTTGATGCCGAAGGATGCCTGGTGACACTACGTACCTACCAGCCGGCGATGAATCTCGATCTGGATCTGCTACGTGACGGGAATAGATTGATAGAGAAGAGTGATCGTCAGGTGTTGTTTCAACTGACGGAACACTGCCAGTTGGAGAAAACGCCGGATGGCCGCCTGAGCTACCGTTCCGATGATAAACAGGCGATCAGCGAGGTGGTCTATCGCGATCGGCCTACGCCGCTGGCGAGCTATCGTTACGACGATGAGGGGTTCCCGATCAGCATGACGTTTGTTTCACCGGAAAACGGCAAGGTGACCACCGTTGAGATGCAAAACGACGCTCCGGCGGAAAAGCGGTTGAATGCGACGGTCATCGTGACGGAAAACAACCAACAGATTAGCGTAACCCGCACCACATGCCAGTATGACCAGCATTTTAACCCGCGCCAGTGTCAGGTGCTGGTATCCAATGGCAAGGGGGTGACGCAAACGGTGACCACGCTGACGCACACTACCAAAATCGAGTATTACTAG
- the iolD gene encoding 3D-(3,5/4)-trihydroxycyclohexane-1,2-dione acylhydrolase (decyclizing), whose translation MDTLKMTMAQALVRFLNQQYLEVDGEETPLFAGVMTIFGHGNVLGIGQALEQDAGHLQVHQGCNEQGMAHIAVGFAKQHRRRRVYAVTTSVGPGSANLVTAAATATANRIPLLLLPGDLFASRQPDPVLQQIEQYHDATLSTNDCLRPVSRYWDRISRPEQLMSALVNAMRVLTDPADTGTVTLCLPQDVQAEAWDYPLSFFQRRVHHLERRPPDTTRLAQAAALLARKRRPLLICGGGVRYAGAHDAFRRFAERFNLPFGETQAGKGAVVSSHPLNVGGIGVTGGQAANRLAAQADLVIGVGTRLTDFTTASKSLFTHPQVEFLLLNVAEFDAFKLDAAALVADAHEGLTQLMQALEAQGYRSGWGAEVAQARSDWQQERRRLFERRDDDGQELEIAGHLEAQLAEYRETLGSRLTQTRVLGLLNDALEDDAIVVGAAGSLPGDLQRLWQVKTPDSYHLEYGYSCMGYEIAAAVGARLAAPQQPVYAMVGDGSYLMLHSELQTAVQEGIKITVLLFDNAGFGCINNLQMGQGMGSFCTENRRRDPNSGKLTGPLVTVDFARNAESYGCRAWTVRDEASLLQAVREAQAHSGPCLLDIKVLPKTMTHGYDAWWNTGTAQVADNPAIEAAAREVQLQRSKARQY comes from the coding sequence ATGGACACGTTGAAAATGACCATGGCGCAGGCGCTGGTCCGGTTTCTTAATCAGCAGTACCTTGAGGTTGACGGTGAGGAAACGCCGCTGTTTGCCGGGGTGATGACCATCTTCGGGCACGGCAACGTGCTTGGCATCGGGCAGGCGCTCGAACAGGACGCCGGGCACCTGCAGGTGCATCAGGGCTGTAATGAACAAGGCATGGCGCACATTGCGGTGGGGTTTGCCAAACAACACCGGCGGCGTCGCGTATACGCGGTAACCACCTCGGTAGGACCGGGGTCCGCCAATCTGGTGACGGCGGCCGCTACTGCCACCGCCAACCGTATTCCGTTGCTGTTGCTGCCGGGGGATCTGTTCGCCAGTCGCCAGCCCGACCCGGTGTTGCAGCAGATTGAGCAGTATCACGATGCCACCCTCAGCACCAATGATTGCCTGCGGCCGGTATCGCGCTATTGGGATCGCATCAGCCGCCCGGAGCAACTGATGAGCGCGCTTGTCAACGCCATGCGGGTGCTGACCGACCCGGCGGATACCGGCACGGTAACGCTATGTCTGCCGCAGGACGTACAGGCGGAAGCCTGGGATTACCCGCTGTCGTTCTTCCAGCGGCGGGTTCATCATCTGGAACGTCGCCCGCCGGATACCACCCGGCTGGCGCAGGCGGCGGCGTTGCTGGCGCGTAAACGTCGCCCGCTGCTGATTTGCGGCGGCGGGGTGCGTTATGCCGGTGCGCACGACGCGTTCCGCCGGTTTGCCGAACGTTTCAATCTGCCGTTCGGCGAAACCCAGGCGGGCAAGGGCGCAGTGGTCTCGTCGCATCCGCTCAACGTGGGCGGCATCGGCGTGACCGGCGGGCAGGCCGCCAACCGGCTGGCGGCACAAGCGGATCTGGTGATTGGCGTCGGCACCCGGTTGACCGACTTTACCACCGCCTCCAAGTCGCTGTTTACCCACCCGCAGGTGGAGTTTTTGCTGCTCAATGTGGCGGAGTTCGATGCGTTCAAGCTGGATGCCGCCGCGCTGGTGGCGGATGCCCACGAGGGGTTGACGCAACTGATGCAGGCGCTGGAGGCGCAGGGCTACCGCAGCGGCTGGGGGGCGGAGGTCGCGCAGGCGCGCAGCGACTGGCAGCAGGAGCGCCGGCGGCTGTTTGAGCGGCGTGACGACGACGGACAGGAACTGGAAATCGCCGGGCATCTGGAGGCACAACTGGCGGAATACCGTGAGACGTTGGGCTCCCGGCTGACGCAAACCCGCGTGCTGGGGCTGCTCAACGATGCGCTGGAAGACGACGCTATCGTGGTGGGCGCGGCCGGGTCGTTGCCCGGCGACCTGCAACGGCTATGGCAGGTGAAAACGCCGGACAGCTATCACCTGGAGTACGGCTATTCCTGCATGGGCTATGAGATCGCGGCGGCGGTAGGGGCACGGCTGGCCGCACCCCAGCAGCCGGTGTATGCGATGGTGGGCGACGGTTCTTACCTAATGCTGCACAGCGAACTGCAAACCGCGGTGCAGGAAGGCATCAAGATAACCGTGTTGCTGTTCGACAATGCCGGCTTCGGCTGCATCAACAACCTGCAAATGGGCCAGGGCATGGGCAGTTTTTGTACCGAGAACCGACGGCGCGACCCGAACAGCGGCAAACTGACCGGCCCGCTGGTGACGGTGGATTTCGCCCGCAACGCCGAAAGCTACGGCTGTCGGGCGTGGACGGTGCGGGACGAGGCGTCGTTGTTACAGGCGGTGCGCGAAGCACAGGCGCACTCCGGCCCTTGTCTGCTGGATATCAAGGTGTTGCCGAAAACCATGACCCACGGCTACGACGCCTGGTGGAACACCGGCACCGCGCAGGTAGCGGACAACCCGGCGATTGAAGCCGCGGCGCGCGAGGTGCAATTACAGCGCTCAAAAGCCCGACAGTATTAA
- the iolG gene encoding inositol 2-dehydrogenase has product MFNIALLGAGRIGQVHAVNIAEHRETCLYSVVDPNPANAQALSDKYQARLQTVDEAMADPAVHAVLIASATDTHADLIELAARHGKAIFCEKPVHLDIARVRDCLKVVEQQQVPLFVGFNRRYDPQFRRVKTLAGEGRIGKPESLMIISRDPSPPPAEYVRVSGGLFRDMTIHDFDMVRFIMGEEPVSVFAQGSNLVDPAIGAAGDIDTAFVVFKFASGAMATIVNSRRSGYGYDQRLELHGELGVLSAGNIRENQVEHWGDAGCLAAKPEHFFLQRYRDAYAAEWRHFVEVLHGRTRPECSGVDGERALYLADKALESLATGRAVSL; this is encoded by the coding sequence ATGTTTAACATTGCTTTACTGGGTGCCGGCCGCATCGGCCAGGTTCACGCCGTCAACATCGCCGAACATCGGGAAACCTGCCTCTATTCGGTGGTCGATCCCAATCCGGCTAACGCGCAGGCGCTGTCTGATAAATATCAGGCGCGTTTGCAAACCGTCGATGAGGCGATGGCCGACCCGGCGGTACACGCGGTACTGATTGCGTCCGCCACCGACACCCACGCCGACCTGATCGAGCTAGCCGCCCGCCACGGCAAGGCCATCTTCTGCGAAAAACCGGTACATCTGGATATCGCCCGGGTGCGCGACTGCCTGAAGGTGGTGGAGCAACAGCAGGTGCCGTTGTTCGTCGGGTTTAACCGTCGTTACGACCCGCAGTTTCGCCGGGTGAAAACGCTGGCGGGCGAAGGGCGTATCGGCAAGCCGGAATCGCTGATGATTATCTCCCGCGACCCGTCGCCGCCGCCGGCGGAGTATGTGCGCGTGTCCGGCGGACTGTTCCGCGATATGACCATCCACGATTTCGACATGGTGCGTTTCATCATGGGCGAAGAGCCGGTATCGGTGTTTGCGCAGGGCAGCAATCTGGTGGACCCGGCTATCGGCGCGGCGGGCGACATCGATACCGCGTTTGTGGTGTTCAAATTCGCCTCCGGCGCGATGGCGACCATCGTCAACAGCCGCCGCTCCGGTTACGGCTACGACCAGCGGCTGGAACTGCACGGCGAACTCGGCGTGCTGAGCGCGGGCAATATCCGCGAAAACCAGGTGGAACACTGGGGCGACGCCGGGTGTCTCGCCGCCAAACCGGAACACTTTTTCTTGCAGCGTTACCGTGACGCCTACGCGGCGGAATGGCGTCATTTCGTCGAGGTGCTGCACGGGCGTACCCGGCCCGAGTGCAGCGGCGTCGACGGCGAGCGGGCGCTGTATCTGGCCGACAAAGCGCTGGAGTCGCTGGCGACGGGGCGTGCGGTTTCGCTCTGA
- a CDS encoding YciI family protein, with product MYIISLTYHAPLDEVENLLEKHVTWLKRGYEQGMFVASGRKNPRTGGVILAKSVVREELEAFLEQDPFQAVANYEVINFQPSMTIDAFSALSRI from the coding sequence ATGTATATCATCAGTTTGACATACCATGCGCCGCTGGATGAAGTGGAGAACTTGCTGGAGAAACATGTGACCTGGCTGAAACGGGGATATGAACAGGGCATGTTTGTGGCTTCCGGACGCAAGAATCCGCGTACCGGCGGAGTGATTCTGGCGAAGAGCGTCGTGCGGGAAGAGCTGGAGGCGTTTTTAGAGCAGGATCCGTTTCAGGCGGTAGCGAATTACGAGGTCATCAATTTCCAACCGTCTATGACTATTGATGCGTTTTCGGCTCTGAGCCGCATTTGA
- a CDS encoding DinI family protein, giving the protein MYVELVYDKRNVSGLPNAAEQIKNELTKRIHRVFPDAEIKVKPMQANAINSNASKQDKSTINRIIEEMFNEADEWLAPE; this is encoded by the coding sequence ATGTACGTAGAGTTGGTTTACGATAAAAGAAACGTGAGCGGGTTACCCAACGCGGCGGAACAGATTAAAAACGAACTCACCAAACGGATCCATCGGGTGTTTCCGGACGCGGAAATCAAGGTAAAACCGATGCAGGCCAACGCCATCAATTCCAACGCCAGTAAACAGGATAAATCCACCATCAACCGGATTATCGAAGAGATGTTCAACGAGGCCGACGAATGGCTGGCGCCGGAGTAA